In the genome of Phocoena sinus isolate mPhoSin1 chromosome 15, mPhoSin1.pri, whole genome shotgun sequence, the window CACTTTCTACTATCACCAAACTTGAAGCCACATCCCAGCATTTAGATTAAATGGTTGCTCCATCCAAGGCACCTGTGGCTTCTGTATCACATTCAGATAGTTTTTACTTATCTTTAGCTCTTAGTTCCATTATTTTAGAATTGCCAGTTGGTTTGGAAgttgagaacatttttttcttcctctcccaggTCATAAAATTGAAGGACAAGAACATGGGGTCTAATCTAGGTAAATATCTTAACAGAATGATAtccaaagtataattttcaaagtgTTTCATAGATTGCAATTCTTATATAAAACCATAATGAGCAGAAATCTAAGTTTTATTAAACTCATTAATGAGGGAGACAGCAGGATGACAAAGATGGTTCAGAAAAGAATacagggaggacttccctggtggcacagtggttaagaatctgcctgccaatgcaggggacaggtgttccatccctggtccgggaagatcccacatgccgtggagcaactaagcctgcatgccacaactactgaaacctacgcatctagagcccatgctctgcaacaagagaagccaccacaatgagaaacccacacaccacaacagagtagccccagcttgccacaactggagaaaacccacacacagcaacgaagacccaacacagacaaaaataaataaatttataataaataaataaataaataaaaagggatcATACCATTTCtggctttataaaaaaaaatacagagaactaATGATTATATAATCAATGAAGCAAAGGAAGAATGCTGTGATAAATCACAAAGTTAGATGCAAAATTGGTCATTGTCCTACCAGAAATAAGACCAGTCTTTGGGACTAACTTTTCTATGTAAGAAAAATCATTCGTGTTATTATCaggcaaaaataattttcattgcaCAAAAATTACTTGCCTAATATTGGGCAAAATCATTTATATCTTACCAGTTTCCAATAAAGGAACATCCAACTTTACAAAGTTGTGAGTTGTCTGGGCCTTAATCAACAGTAAATGGCAAGTCAAACAAACTTGTATATCTTGTGACTCTAGGGCCGGGGACAGCAGACTATAGTTGGGCTTAGCTGACCActtgttttttgtaaataatgttttgttGGAACACTGCCACAGCCATTTGTTACGTATTATACATGGCTGCTTTTGCTACAGAGTTGAATGGAGACCACGTGGTGAGCacagtctaaaatatttactatctggccctttacagaaaacaaacaaaacttgccAACTTTGACCTAGGAACAGGACattgtctaaaaataaaaacaaaggtgacacaatcttttttttcttccaagttttggaggatattttttctttgcaacaatattaataaaaaagcaTGAACATGAAATCAGAAAAATCGCTTCAGGGAAAAGTCACATCAGAAGTGATTTAAATCCACGAATATACAAttgaaaattatacattttgCAATAATTATACACTATTCATTTGTACAACAGATTCAACTTAACAGCACCATAGATTCTCAGAATCTCCTTCAGAATCTATTACACATgttgaaaacagagaaataccAAATTCTTTATATCTACGAGAAAGCTCATGACTCATTTAAATCCTTAGCATTCCAAATTACTCACTTCCCCTTGATTAGAAAAATCAAGCCAGgcgaggcggggcggggccgcCAGGTTCGGGCACCCTGGGGGCCAGCGTGTGCGCTGCCAGGAAGGGGGCGGAGCTTCCGGCTAGTCGAAGGGGAGAGGCGGTAGCCGGTGTGGACGTGTTCCTCAAAATACGGCGCCGCAAGACCATCATCTTCATGGAAGGCAAAGCGTCCAGCACCATGTTCCTGTTGAAGCGCATCGTCGAGGGCATCCTCAAGCAGCTGCCAGACGAGCAGCGGCTGTACAAGGACCACCGGTTTCTGGACGATGGCAAGATATTGGGTGAGTGTGGCTTCACCAGCCAGACCCAGCCGCGGGTGGGGCTAGCCTTACAGGCAGGTGAAGCATTTGAGACCCTGCCCATCAAGCCCTTCTCCAGCCTACCGGAGTTGCCGGATGTGATGAAGCCGCAGGACCCAGGAAGCAGCGCTAATGAACAAGCTGTGCCATGAGAACTCCCCCTCAGGGCCTCCCCCCACTCCATAAAAGAGATTGGgtgccaaaaacaaagaaaaaagaaaagaaaaatcaacccaGATTTTGGTATTCAGCTCATCCATATTCTGGTATTTTCCTTAAGGAATTTGCTATGTATAGCAGGCATCAGGGGATCACGCTTTCAAGAAGAagtagacttccctggtggcacagtggttaagagtcagcctaccaatgcaggggatatgggttcaatccctggtctgggaagatcacacatgcttcggagtaactaagcccatgcgccacaactactgaagccctatGTGcttacagcccgtgctccgcaaagagaagcccgcgcactgcaacaaagagtagcccccctactcgaggcagctagagaaagcccgtgagcagcaacgaagacccaatgcagccaaaaataaatatttttttaaaaagagaaaaagtagccTGTAGCTTTTCCTTGATAACCTTATATacaaaagtagataaataaacTTACACAACCAATTGTTGTTTGGAAATGGCATCGGAGCAAGGGTTTTAAGATACCCATCTAGACTAATCCAGTCCATATTGTCACTTTAGAGGTCATACCTCCTACTGTCACTAGACCACAGCCAGTGTGAATTACAGACATTTGGGAGATTCTGTAGACTCCCTTTTCCCATATGCAAACAGGTGCAGGCAAAAAACCCAATTCAAAGAAGTAAATATTGATAAAGTTTTTATCTAGGTTATATGCAGGGCTGAGTTTCAGCCAGCACTTACAGTttgttaaaatattataatatttaagtGCCAATTGGTAGTTAGCCATGGCTATGAGCCCCTTAGGTAATCCTCAAGTTATCGCAGTCAGCCCAGCCTCTCTGAAGCCCCAGAATCAGCCAACTACCAGAAAGTTAACTCTGGCGGAGTAGAGAACCAAACTTCAGTCAAGAGTCCATGGCGATTGTTAAGTGTCCTAACCATGTTGTGtgctaaatatttttcattttaccccCTACATTACATTTCCCACATTACCAAATTGTTCACAGTCCCTTTTCAATTAAGTTCCTCTAAGCATCCACTAGCAGGTCACAAAATCAatgcaaatctctttaaaaacAGCAGGgacaaattacaaagaaaaacaggagGACCAAGCCTAAGATGGAAGCCAATCCCAGGCTCTCTGAATGCGGAAAGATTGTGCAAACTATTCTAAGGAAGGCCTCTACCACAATCGAGACAAGACTGAGTATTGAAGAACTGCACAGCGTAGTCTAGCGGAAGTGACTAGGATATTTATTCAACCATTGGCAGTGGGGGCTCTGGTTGGGAAAACCTGTAGggcaagaacaaagaaaatagaaaaacaagacaagggagctttggaaaaaaaaaaaacaacaactctgATTTTATACTTGTGCTCAATCCAACTTGTGTGCTCAGAAAAACTCATCCATTTTGATTTTAGCTTTCCTCAATTATTGATGCTATACTTCTATACACCGAAAACCAGGTGCTGCTCCTGTCCCACCTGGATCCCCCTACTCCTCTTAGTAGTTCAGTGCACCCTGGCCCAACTTTCAACAGCCAGCCTCTGCCTTTCTTTCCCTCAGGGTTTTCACTCTCTTCCGGAGCCCCCTCTGCCAGTTAGTGTATAAATGTCCCAGTTCCTTTGATATTCAGGTAGGTCAAGTTCCTTTGACCCTGTGTAGTATCCTATACTAGCTTACAGAATTTCCCCAGCAGAATCAAGCTCCAGTCATCCATAACGGTAGCTGGCTCAGTGAGACACATGTCActggttcctttttcttcccctgtCTCACTTAGAAAATCCCCAGCCTGTGTTCCCTTCATCTCCTGTATAATCTTGAAACCTTCCCAATTTATACTCAAATTAGTTCCCAAATTACtctcaaatccttgtctcaggacTTGTTTTTTAGGAGAACCCAAAATAaaacatggtaagtgctcaagaatattcattcattcattgaacccTTTtgagtatttctattttttaataaaataatttacaatttaaTAATCATTTCAGGTATAGAAAGCAGTATTAGGAAAACATAACTGatgattattttcataattatatgCTCTTTATTCTTAAATTCATGTCTGTTCAATTAAGTGGCAACAaactaaaatatgaaatacacTCTTTAAGCCTACTACAAGATTTTTACAAAAGTTGTCACATGAAacatttgtaaagaaaatagGGAATAAAGAATCTTTATTCTTGCTTAAGAAGCTACtcataattaaatacataaactgaaataaatgtttactgagctatttttgtatattcttgactATTGAAACTTCAAGAATACCTATATAATACCTGCAAAAATTTCAAAGTGCTTAAAATGGTTTTCACTACAGTGATAAAGGCACTCTTTAATTTAGAATATCTATAGTTGGCTATTGAGACATAATCTTTAATTTACCATGTTTGATAATGTCAGAAAATGAACAGTTTAAACTATGCAACATAAAAACTTTAGTTGAATGAGATCCTAGCATGAGTTCCAACATAGTCTTTGAAATGATCCAAGTCTGTGAAGTTTTACAAAAGGCCAACCTCAAAACATTTTACTCACATGTCTTAAAACCACAGATATTTAGTATCATTCACtatgatataaatataatattaaacacTTTAATTCTTTGATGttgtaaaaatgttttatcaggaaaaaaaaagaaagaaaactgctctTCCTACCCTGTCAACAGTTCCCGATTTTGTAACCCAACTTTTTTCTGGAAGTTTATATAAGCAACATATACACAGGAATTACAGCTAAATGGCACTAGGTAATTTTGAccttatactttttatttaatctGTCTTTTCCAAGTTATCCACAATAAGCATATATAAGTTATAATACTTagatattaatttcttaaaaataggcCCTCTCTTTTCTTCAGTTTCAGTTATACAGGAAATTCTGAGGTTGTTTCAGCAGGAAGAccacaaagaagaaagcaagtaTGGAAGCAAAATTTTTGTGATTATCTACATAAAATAACTATGCCAGGTAAGTAACTAATGCCAATCTGTGTTTTCTAGAACCCAAAACCTTCTCAAATTATGGtacaaatatgtgtttattttgatTAGTTGTATATCTAACTTTAATAGTAGatactgtttaaaagaaaatacttagaaatgtatAGATCTACATACAAATATTGGTTCTATAGCTTACTATTAGTGTGATATTTgcaaagttaattaatttttctaattcttagtTTTTTGCTCTATGGAGACATAATAGATACATAATAACGACATATCCACATGGTCTTGACTATTTTCCAACTGGCATTGCTACATGGAAGGAACCTTAAGCTGAAAAATGACGGGCTTATTCTTGTCTCCTGAGAAAGCTGGCTTAGGatatgtgatattgtgatttataataagaaatgtacatttggtcttcttttcccttttctggcacagagctcctacaAGGCTTGGAATTTCTTAACTGTGGAGAGCCATATGGTGTCTTTTGTTATGATAATGAGGTGAATTTCAGAAAGTCCTTAGGTCACCTAAGAATGGGGGCTCCTTGCCTGTTGGAGGGTCAGAACTTTTCatttccccccacctccaccctccacccaccaCTCCCGACCTtgtgggaggggaaaggggatggaaaTTGAGTTTAATCGCCTATGGCCCAGGGTTTAATCTACCATCCATATGTAATGAAGcctgcattaaaaaagaaaagaaaagaaatggaaggaaggagtTTCAGAGAGCTTCTAGGTTGATGAACAGGTAGAGATTTGGGGAGAATGGCATGCTCAGAGAGCATGGACACCTCgtgcccctccccacacactTGCCCTAtgaatctcttcatctggctgttgatttGCATTTAAAATCATTTGTAATGAATCAGTAATTCAGTGAGTAAACTGTTCTCctaagttctgtgagccactctagcaaattaatcaaacccaaggattGGGTTATGGGGTGCTctaatttatagccagttggtcagaagcatgGGCGACAGCCTGGACTATGATTGGTATCTGAAGTGGAGGTTAGTCTTGGGGACTGAGCCGTTAATCTGTGGAATCTGACAGTATCTCCAAGtaaacagtgtcagaattgagttgaattataggacacccagcttGGTGGTGTGGGGGAAAAACTTACATGTTGGAACTGGGTGAAGAATTGTAGGCTCACAGTAACTGGAGCAACATGTGCCCCTTGCTCTCACTCAAGAAGATATAGCCTGCCCACAGAGGGTCCTAGGAAGAGCACAGAAGTCAATAGTAATGGCTATTATTTCATTTGAGCTTCACAACCCCAAGAGAAGAATAGGGCTTATTATTcctattctacagatgagaaaattgagctCCAGAAAGATTAAGCAATTTTAATAATGATATCGCCTCTAGAAACTAAAGCACACAGGTGCTCTGACTGTAAGAATCAACTCTGTGAGCTTTCtatgagttaatatttttctgtctAGTCCATGAATAGTTTCCACGATATGCTTGCTGACTCTGTTTTAGTATGTTTAGAACTTGAACAATGAGGCCCAAATCATCTCTCAGGAAGCTCAATATACTTTTTGCTCCCTCTAATcaatgtttcattttgctttgttcaataaataattcatttctcatttctaacTTAATAAAACATAACTCTTCTTCCCAAACAATGGGAAGCCTGAATCAATAATTTTTGTGGGCAGAGATTCTGTAAAGGGATACAGAGTATGAAATTGCTATGTGGGGAATTTTATAGCATTCTgggaatctgaaaaaacaaaagccaatacAAGATGTATTGCCATAAATCATATAGTCTACTAATAATTTAAATGGAAGATTTTCATTGGAGTCTTATCTCTACAGCTTCTAATCATAAGTTGTTGGGTGGGACACTGGACCTTACTTTCATCTtcaataaaatgaggataataatacttatcctggggcttccctggtggcgcagtggttaagaatccgcctgccaatgcaggggatatgggttcgagccctggtccgggaagatcccacatgccttggagcaactaagcacgtgcaccacaactgatcctgcactctagagtccatgtgccacaactactgaagcccacgcacctagagcctgtgctccacaacaagagaagccaccgcaatgagaaacctgcacaccacaatgaagaatagccccaacttgtcacaactagagaaaacctgcacgcagcaacgaagacaccacacagccaaaaataaaaataaataaaataaataaatttaaaaaataataatacttatccTTTGGGATATTGATAAAATTATGCCAAATATGACATCACAATTTCCACTGAGTTACCATTATCATAACCAGAGTcctggagaagaaagggagaaagtggCAGCGTACTTATTctaagaaataatggctgagaaattCCAAAATCTGGGGAGAAATTTggacatccaagttcatgaagcaCAAAGTTCCCCTCTAAAATTTCAACCCAAAAGATCTTTTCCAAGACATATTATGATAAAACTGTCCAAAATCAAAGACTAAGAGAGAATTtcaaaaacagcaagagaaaaaaaaatcatcatataCAAGAGAACCATTGTAAgtctatcagcagatttctcagcaggcAACTTACAGGCCAGGAGACAGTAGggtgatatattcaaaatgctaaaagaaaaaactgctaACCAAGAACACTTTCCCTggcaaagttgtccttcagaaatggAGAAGTGGTAAAgactttcccaaacaaacaaaagctgaggaggTTCATCACTACTAGACCTGCattcaagaaatgctgaaaggaactTTTCAAGCTGATATAAAGGGTTGCTAATtggtaacatgaaaacatatgaaaatataaagcacaCTTATAAAGATAAGTATATAGTCAAATCCAGAAAACTCTAATACTGTATTATGGTTGTATGCTAAGGACTTAACTCTAGTATAAAGCCTAAAGGACAAAAGTAATAAGTGTAGCTACAAAATTTGTCAatgaatacacaatataaaaagaggtaaattgtgACATCCAAAACAAAATGCGTGTGTGgaggaagtggtaaataaaaggGTAGAATTTTTGTATGCAATTGAAGTTAAGGTGTTATTAGAGTAAAATAGGCTGTTAAATCTATAAGATGCTTTTTATAAGTCTTATTGcgaccacaaagcaaaaacctacagtagatacacaaaagataaagagaagggaatcaaaaaataccactATGGAAAATCATCAATTCACAAGGGAAGACatcaaaggaagaaaggaacaagaaaactacaaaagagccagaaaacaattaagaaaaatcatattataAGTCCTTacctgttaattattttaaatgtaaaaggattaaattctccaatcagaaggcatagagtggctgaatgggtTAAAAAAACAATGCCCAAATATATGCTGCTTACCAGAGACTctcttcagctttaaggacacacataagTACAAGGTGGAGGGATTGAAAGAGAttttccaagcaaatggaaatcaaaagggaaCAGAGGTAgttatatcaaacaaaatagactcaAAAACAGTAACAAGAAACAGAGAAGGCTATTATATGATGATAAAAGGGTCATTTCATCAAGAGGATACAACAATTATAagtatactgggttggccaaaaagttcgttcaggtttttcgtaagatgttacagaaaaacccgaatgaactttttggccaacccaatatacgcacccaacatcaGAGGACCTAAATATATTACACAAATAgtaacagatctgaagggagaaatagacaacaacCCATAACATTAGAGGTCTTCAATagcccactttcaacaatggatagattattcagacagaaaatcagtaaggaaacattgGACTTGAACTGTACTTTAGACCATATGAACCTAACAGACATAcacagaacatttcatccaatagcagcagaatacacattcatctcaagtacacatgggacattctccagggcAGATcatgtcacaaaacaagtcttagaaaatttaagaagagTGAAATCATACCAAGGATCTCTTCTGATCAAAATGGTGT includes:
- the LOC116740440 gene encoding elongin-B-like, coding for MAAFATELNGDHVKNQARRGGAGPPGSGTLGASVCAARKGAELPASRRGEAVAGVDVFLKIRRRKTIIFMEGKASSTMFLLKRIVEGILKQLPDEQRLYKDHRFLDDGKILGECGFTSQTQPRVGLALQAGEAFETLPIKPFSSLPELPDVMKPQDPGSSANEQAVP